A DNA window from Sphaeramia orbicularis chromosome 22, fSphaOr1.1, whole genome shotgun sequence contains the following coding sequences:
- the LOC115413152 gene encoding potassium channel subfamily K member 17-like, which yields MMRVKEILNLARVPSILMLGVVYVFYVLIGGVVFWKLEGDLGRKDLSVLLTNKKQLLAKYTCLNQQGLEDVAGVVNAASKAGLSLKGNYTTDGFWKFTSSALFAATVVTTIGYGNISPSTTAGQIFCVFFAVFGIPLNIVVLNRVGKYMLAIERNISDFLQGKTGRRMCTRFFVHLVSYLSGIVLFFIVPMIVFQQQEGWTHAQAIYFCFITLSTIGFGDFVADSNPDKNYPEWYSILMATWIFFGLAWLALVINHSIDILERLNTHYKQRANRMREEASGNPEGDTPETQVEEEDEIKRSPVAK from the exons ATGATGCGTGTAAAGGAAATTTTAAATTTGGCCCGAGTGCCATCCATCCTGATGCTCGGGGTCGTTTATGTCTTCTACGTACTGATCGGTGGGGTGGTTTTCTGGAAGTTAGAAGGAGATCTCGGAAGGAAGGACCTGAGTGTACTACTCACGAACAAGAAACAGCTGCTCGCCAAATATACCTGTCTGAACCAACAAGGCCTGGAGGATGTGGCTGGG GTGGTCAATGCAGCATCTAAAGCGGGCCTAAGTTTGAAAGGCAACTACACCACAGACGGCTTCTGGAAATTCACAAGCTCAGCTCTGTTTGCTGCAACTGTGGTCACAACTATAG GTTATGGGAACATAAGTCCCAGCACCACAGCTGGACAGAtcttctgtgttttctttgcGGTGTTTGGCATTCCACTCAACATAGTGGTGCTCAACAGGGTGGGCAAATACATGCTCGCTATAGAGAGGAACATCTCTGACTTCCTGCAGGGGAAAACTGGGAGAAGG ATGTGTACCCGCTTCTTTGTCCATCTGGTGTCCTACCTGTCTGGAATAGTTCTCTTCTTTATTGTCCCCATGATTGTGTTCCAACAACAGGAGGGATGGACCCACGCTCAGGCCATCTACTTCTGCTTCATCACCCTCAGCACTATTGGCTTTGGAGATTTTGTGGCAG ATAGTAATCCAGACAAAAACTACCCAGAGTGGTACAGTATCCTCATGGCCACATGGATCTTCTTTGGCCTGGCCTGGTTGGCCCTGGTTATCAACCACTCCATTGACATCCTAGAGAGGCTCAACACCCACTACAAACAGCGGGCGAACCGCATGCGGGAGGAGGCGTCTGGTAATCCAGAGGgtgacacacctgaaacacaggtggaggaggaggatgagatcAAGAGGTCTCCGGTAGCtaagtaa